AGCATGAAGCGCTACATGAGGGGACGCTTCCTGGGGAAAGGCGGCTTCGCGAAGTGCTACGAGATCACGGATATGGACACCAAGGAGGTGTTCGCAGGGAAAGTCGTGCCCAAGTCGCTGCTGATGAAGCCGCACCAGAAGGAGAAGATGAGCACTGAGATCGCCATCCATAAGAGCCTGGACAACCCGCATGTCGTCGGCTTCCATGGCTTCTTCGAGGACGATGACTTTGTGTTCGTGGTGCTGGAGATCTGCAGGAGAAGGGTGAGCGCTCTCTGCCTCGGGCTGCGACCCAAACACCCTGTTACTGAACATCTACTGCACTGTAGTATAGTCCTGTAGTGGTAGGGGTCAGATTTATAACTTGAGCGCTTTTTTTTCACCTCTTCTCTTTgtaaaaatatttcagtatatttactTGTTAGAACTGCTCACAATGCTAgctaaaaaaaatctctctctctctcattcatatatatatatatatatatatatatatatatatatatatatatatatttcaaaaaaATCTCTATATGCTAGCTCAAAAAAATCTTTATATGCTAGCtcaaaaaaatctctctctctctctctctatatatatatatatataaaatttagttCAAAAAAATCTCTATATGCTAGCTCAAAAAAATCTCTTATATAGCTAGCTCAAAAAAATCTCTTATATAGCTAGCTCAAAAAATCTCTCTCTATATATGCTAGCTCAAAAAATAACTATATGCTAGCTCAAAAAATATAACTCTATATGCTAGCTCAAAATAaaatctctatctctctctatatatGCTAGCTCAAAAaatcatatatataaaataataaataaaatatgctAGCTCAAAAAAATTAGCTTTTCTTGCTAACTCGTTTAGCCAACGGTCGAAGTTACTCAGCTGTATTTCGCGAGTTCGCACTAAACAACCGACtcgttttggattttttttttttttacagcattaGTCAGTAAGCTGTttaacagaaaaacaaacaaaaaaaagcgttTAACCTgtttattatacatttttttccccccatttgagGAGGTTTTAAAAACCTTGCTTGCAGCAGGCGTCTGTGTGTCCAGTGGATTTAAACggccggatgtgacgtcacaattGCCAGTATTTGAATGGAAGGAAACACAATGCATGCAGCAAACATGTAGAAATGCTTAAAAATGtaaccatttttattttttgcagctgTGGAATAAACTCAGCCGgtgtaatttttaaaaatatatttattttgaaTATCACAATtgtcatttatttttaattattactgcttttgttttatttttttaaagtatcaatttagcattttattttgttattgctGCTTTAATTTGTTTACAGAATGTGTcctgttttttttattcattggtgTGTGGAAGGGCTCCATATCAAGCAAattataagggttgttttacaatcagggtatgcaagctaaaaatcaattatcttcaatatcaaaaggcttgactaaataaacttggttgtttactgtagccctgtgatcgctctatttaccatgcaaaaaaaagtggtgatgacgttatttttggtgaatgtatggcaatatgtcatttagcaaaattactcgtgtcatttagaaagtgttttttttgaccacaggtagctccaaaagggatgcacttacatcattctcatctcattatctctagccgctttatcctgttctacagggtcgcaggcaagctggagcctatcccagctgactacgggcgaaaggcggggtacaccctggacaagtcgccaggtcatcacagggctgacacatagacacagacaaccattcacactcacattcacacctacgctcaatttagagtcaccagttaacctaacctgcatgtctttggactgtgggggaaaccggagcacccggaggaaacccacgcggacacggggagaacatgcaaactccacacagaaaggccctcgccggccacggggctcgaacccggaccttcttgctgtgaggcgacagcgctaaccactacaccaccgtgctgccttacatcattctttataccataaaacacatatttggttccatatcattggaaacatagttaagttttaatgttgaatgccagtaagttttcagactatttggatcaaattagtatgcaattgtgtcaaaaaaaagtcctctccgagacagctcatttttcaatataaaataacatctctaaaatgattattttcattctaaaatgtggtcaagatattgggacataaatattagagacaactaacacaaagcttacagccgtatatttaaaagcactgtggaagtagtggattctgatttgtcaaaaaaaaagtcctctccgagaatcacttcatttgtttctcccagccctgcttaaagctacacttaatcttgttatacaaactattacacatgcctatgttcatatgtgtattaatttccaaaagtgcagatttgataggttttttaaaaatttgaattttggacccctgtgacacaaactttgtaccctgattgtaaaacaacccgtgtAATTTCATCTGTTTTCAAACCATTAACATTTTTGTTAAACCGTCTGATTGAACTTCCAGTCCCTTCTGGAGCTGCACAAGCGCAGGAAAGCTGTGACGGAACCCGAGGCGAGATACTTCATGCGTCAGACCATCCAAGGCGTCCACTACCTCCACAACAACAGGGTTATCCACCGTGACCTTAAACTGGGCAACCTGTTCCTCAACGATGACATGGAGGTTAAGATTGGTGAGCCATGAGGTTTACGCTATTGTGGTCGACATCTGGTCAGACTGAATTGTCCAACACTGACTATCTTGAGGGTTTGAGCTGTTAtgttggtaaataatatatataaaataaatgagATTCGTGCAGCTCCTGTAGTGTTTGATTTAGAAACTGTCACTTAACCGGTTATGAAATGATATCAAGGAAATATAATACCAGCTAGAAAACCAGAGTTCTATAAATGTTAACTTTTTAAATCTGACTCTTCTGACCAGTCCTTCGGTTGGAGATTTAGACTCTGTTCCTACTATAAAATAGAACGTCAATATAAAACCCAGCCGGCTACATTTCCAGTCCTCTTGTGTCTCAGGTGACTTCGGTTTGGCCACCAAGATAGAGTTTGACGGCGAAAGGAAGAAGACGCTGTGTGGAACCCCGAACTACATCGCCCCCGAGGTGCTGTGCAAAAAAGGCCACAGTTTCGAGGTGGACGTCTGGTCCCTGGGCTGCATTCTGTACGTAAGACTAGCGGCTGTCTCCTGAACGTGtttagattgttctggaaatggtTTCTGATTCCGACCGCTGTCTTGGGCATTAGGTACACGCTGCTGGTGGGAAAGCCGCCGTTTGAGACGTCGTGCCTGAAGGAGACGTACGTCCGCATCAAAAAGAACGAGTACACTATTCCCAGGGTGAGCAGCACTgaatcataccccttttccaccaaatcagttccgggGCTGGtgatggttcacaactcgttcaacttgcgagccggctgagaaccagtttgcttttccatagctcacggtgctaagggaagccacgtcagttacatcgctacatttgcatgaaccttggtgtgaatatcgaagcaaaaaacaacacggaagaagcagcaataaTAAattactttgcgtttgtacagctgctgcttctcgtcgcttaaaaatggtgacctttcgccgtcttattgttggtcttaacaactccgcccccctgctgatgtaagcggttctctcttctggcccagcagagttggtgctagcctggaaccggtttttctggctccagagccagttctttgtcagtggaaacagaaaacccggttccaaactaagcactggccccgaaccagccctggaactgctttggtggaaaaggggcgagGTGTCTCAAACCTCCATttcatgaagtttttttttttttttaagcttgattGTCAAGTGTGCCATAAATTTGTGGGAAGAAGTGCTCTTAATTTGTTCATTATGGGGGGGAATCCAGTTTAAAGCTTTTCAGATGTTACCAGCTGTGTGAAACTGGACATTTTTAGCAGTAAAGGATGGTGCTGTGTATCCTGGAACAAAAATGTTCTTGTTCCCCTTCTCACGCTGTAGCACATTAACCCTGTGGCTACGTCACTGATCCGGCGGATGCTCCATGCAGACCCCATGCTCCGCCCCTCCGTCGCTGACCTGCTCTCAGACGAGTTCTTCACCTCGGGTTACGTTCCATTGAGACTGCCGACGTCCTGCCTTACCGTACCGCCGAGGTTCTCAATCGCCCCCTCCAGCCTGGAGGCCGGCCTGCCCCGCAAACCTCTCTCCGACCTTAATAAAGGTGTACACACGTGTACTAAACTTCTTAATATATGTAAATAAAGTAGCTTTACTTTGACCTGAAGCTTTTCCTCCAGTCACATCACTGTACcggtttgctcactgttcttgagtGTAAAGTGAACACACTGAGCCTGAAGTTGACTTGAAGTTTTTGATTTGCAGAGCATGAAAAAATTGGGAAGGTGGAAGAGCCATTGAAGGAGGAGCCTCCACAAAGGTCTGAGTTAAATCCCCTTCCTCAACACCACCTCCTTAGGTTTTCTTTAGAGCGCTCCAGAACAaagtaaattcattttttttttttttttttttatacctgaTCATAACCTGAAGGTTTTTCCTGATTCAGGGACGGATCAGAGCAGCTCGACTGCCACCTGACGGACATGCTGCAGCAGCTGACGAGCTTAAACGCGACCAGGCCATCTGAGAGAGAGTTCATACGGCAAGGTAACGTCTTCACCGCACGCTCCAAACGATCCGTTTTCACTCCTCAGAGAAGTTTAAATTTGGTTTCACTTCTTTAGCATCGTGCTCAGATTCTGTATTTTCTGTGCGTCTAAATCTGTAGACAACATAATCATGGTCGCTTTTCTTTTATAACAGAGGAAGCCGAGGACCCGGCCTGCATCCCCATCTTCTGGATCAGCAAATGGGTCGATTACTCTGATAAATATGGACTAGGTAACTACACACAGGCGTTGTATCTTCTGAATTTAAAACTAACCCGATGGTCCTGCCTCATACCGGCATAGCGTTCACTATTACTGACGCGGAAACGATTTTGTTTGGTTTGGACTCGTACTGAGGGTTGTGTAGCGCTTGAGGTCCTTGTAGAACTCTCTTCAGCTGGAAATGTGTGAAAGAAAAgttaaactagacagggacactaacgagtgcaaaccccaccttttccctattaaaatacattgggtgaaaatttcgaagttctgccatgaccttgacctttgacctccaaaatttaatggtttccttcctgggtgattggcaacacatgtacaaaatttggtccaaatcgatccattggttcttgagatatcttgcagacacacagacagacagatatatatatatatacacacacacacacacacacacacacacacacacagactgacgcaggtgaaaataataacccctccgactactgtcggcggggttaacaagCGTGTGTAGAAATCCCAAAACTCAACCGTGCTCAGGAAGTCATTAGATGATCATAGAAATAGTGATCGTGTCGCACCACAGCGTCCTGCACAAATTCAGTTCCTGCACGGAGTCGAGCCAGAGTCGTTTATCGAGACCCCCCCCCTTGCTTAGACGCTCTCGTACGAGTGTGATTTCGCTTCATGAGTGTGTTCTTGCCTGACTAACGAGAACACACCCAGGTTCCTTTCAGGTGGAATAAACTGTATATGGAACGTGCTGGGGAAAATGATTTTAATTTTAGCAGCTCTCGTACTCTTtcccagggttcccgcgggtccttaaaatctTAAAtccaactttcggttttcaaggcctaaaaacgtcttaaattgcttggaatgactggaattttcgtagcctggcaagccagactaaatgtgaatatttaggccaagtttacattagaccaggggtgggcaattattttttccgtggggccacatgagaaacagaattttgtagagggccggaccaaaaggctgaactaaattctgcataatattaattgtatttctttatataaagcagtaaataacattgtttgtttttacaagctgctaagactggtaagagtatggggaaaaaacgaggttgccttccaaaaaatgtcatttattcaatcaaatttcccaaaacaatggttaacaaaatgtgaacgtttgtacctttttttttttttttcagtcacattcaccccaaaacacaataaagacatcacaatattgtctttctactccaaatatcaagcaagatgcatcatattataataatgatgcccacatttgtagtctaatcacctcatttggtgtttttcggatctgctctccgcaaactaaacccagctttatctctgacttcagtaaataaatacttagtccatgttttgttgaaagccctgcattcggcatctacctttcttctttttgcggacattttggggactaaagtcttcttgtgacctgctcgcaacaacgtcgattcggtgtaggtatcagatctacagatcggctcgggctccggcgcctgctggtgacgtcacactgtgtgattggctggaccgtttgaaggatgacgtacaagtttgtggttggtctggacaaattacggaagtagttatcgcgggattaggtttcgtgggatttcatgtcatgttcgtgTCGCGCGCGTTGCgtatttgttgaacacaacttcaaaataaaagcaatgcacattcagtccatgcatgaggtcaaattagaaaatacatttattttgtaatttctaattaaccttacgcgggccggtcagaatgaaccaaagggctggatgtggcccgcgggccgtaaaatgcccaggtctgcattagaccgtatctgtctcgttttcttcgtggatgcactgtccgtttacattaaaacgccgggaaacgggaatccgccagggtccacgtattcaatccagatcgtgtctagtccggtgctgtgtaatagtggtgtgtcgttcacgaacgaaccgttctttttgaacgagtctttgaagtgaacgactagaactagttcgcgctgcttctcgttctcggtcgttggcgaatcagcagtctctgctcgctggcagcagggcggtcgctgaatctcggtcgttggcgaatcagcaggatctgttcagtagcagaagggcgtccaacttgcattttgatctgtgcagagcagcgccactttacttctttaagggctctctgagccctattatcagagcgttgacacatgccaggtctttagtttacaatttagagctctcactcagcaatacatttcagttcacagcgaacgagctcagcagttcgcgaacgaaccagcagccagcctgcctgctgttcgctgaatacgatgacttgtaaagttgtttattctctgaaatgagtgttgctgttaaataagcaatttttttttttttttttttttttttttgcttaatggttttgagagaacaactgcatagccggcagaccatggctctactaaaataaatataatataaaaacagctttattctcatctacatttaattaactttcagagctttgtttatgtagtctttttcagataatgctaggataatgtttttcttccatctttttctcaagcacattgtaatgtatgaaaatctattgtggatggcacctctgccgcctctcgttcactcaagatgaactaaactttggacgacagccattgttgtgccgctttggtgtgacgtcatcaaaatgaacgagtgaacgaactgaacgaacgaatttctctgaactgaacgaactggcggaaatgaatcgccatgtgCCACCAatactgtgtaaacattgagattacgcggatacgctgtgctgagctctagctggcgtcgtcattggacaacgtcac
The DNA window shown above is from Neoarius graeffei isolate fNeoGra1 chromosome 18, fNeoGra1.pri, whole genome shotgun sequence and carries:
- the plk1 gene encoding serine/threonine-protein kinase PLK1, yielding MSAGMAKAAKPSSHGDPKCAPLKEIPDILVDPRSMKRYMRGRFLGKGGFAKCYEITDMDTKEVFAGKVVPKSLLMKPHQKEKMSTEIAIHKSLDNPHVVGFHGFFEDDDFVFVVLEICRRRSLLELHKRRKAVTEPEARYFMRQTIQGVHYLHNNRVIHRDLKLGNLFLNDDMEVKIGDFGLATKIEFDGERKKTLCGTPNYIAPEVLCKKGHSFEVDVWSLGCILYTLLVGKPPFETSCLKETYVRIKKNEYTIPRHINPVATSLIRRMLHADPMLRPSVADLLSDEFFTSGYVPLRLPTSCLTVPPRFSIAPSSLEAGLPRKPLSDLNKEHEKIGKVEEPLKEEPPQRDGSEQLDCHLTDMLQQLTSLNATRPSEREFIRQEEAEDPACIPIFWISKWVDYSDKYGLGYQLCDNSVGVLFNDSTRLIMYEDGDSLQYIDRAGAESYLNVRSYPVALSKKITLLKYFRNYMSEHLLKAGANITPRDGDELARLPYLRHWFRTKSAIVLHLSNGTVQINFFQDHTKLILCPLMGAVTYINERRDFCTYKMTLIEEYGCCKELASRLRYARSMVEKLLACKSTTTTTTSSTR